The Roseovarius indicus genome has a segment encoding these proteins:
- a CDS encoding aminomethyltransferase family protein, with protein sequence MMTSSDGKTRDLITSRPGAGWDFNMRRHVYHDIEAKHGPHYTVYNRRFMCVCMDDLPTDEGYWLLRTKAACLHTGEWPIEFVGPDAEKLMDYLFINNIAKVKPGRCGYGIACFDDGGLIVDGVFVRLAEDRFWYVQADGDFVNWARAHAKGMDVKIIDPQVNVSQIQGPAAMEILEAAAKDGLPDRFGYFGSAWVDFGGQTVLITRTGYTNELGWEFYTEPHHDPAELWAHLERAGAPHGLRMFGLDSMNIRRIEAGILNAGSDFDETTTPFDVGLGRFADMDKADFIGKAALEKADKAQRLHGILCPEGEPRVNGRVEWNGRVAGRVTAGVTSPYLGHGIGYALMDTAEAGPGTELLVEGNDGKMYAATLAETPLYDKACEIPRGKLVDIPERAA encoded by the coding sequence ATGATGACTTCGAGCGACGGGAAAACCCGTGACCTGATCACCTCGCGCCCCGGTGCGGGGTGGGATTTCAACATGCGCCGGCATGTCTATCATGACATCGAGGCGAAGCACGGGCCGCATTACACGGTCTATAACCGCCGGTTCATGTGCGTCTGCATGGACGACCTGCCGACCGACGAAGGGTATTGGCTGCTGCGGACGAAGGCGGCTTGCCTGCATACCGGCGAATGGCCGATCGAGTTTGTCGGGCCGGATGCCGAGAAGCTGATGGATTACCTTTTCATCAACAACATCGCGAAGGTGAAACCGGGGCGGTGTGGCTATGGCATCGCCTGTTTTGACGATGGCGGGCTGATCGTGGACGGGGTGTTCGTAAGGCTGGCCGAGGACCGGTTCTGGTACGTGCAGGCGGATGGCGATTTCGTCAACTGGGCCCGGGCGCATGCCAAGGGGATGGATGTGAAGATCATCGACCCCCAGGTGAATGTCAGCCAGATCCAGGGGCCCGCCGCGATGGAGATTCTCGAGGCGGCGGCGAAGGATGGCCTGCCCGACCGCTTCGGCTATTTCGGCAGCGCCTGGGTGGATTTCGGCGGGCAGACCGTTCTTATCACCCGCACCGGCTATACCAACGAGCTGGGCTGGGAGTTCTACACCGAGCCGCATCACGACCCGGCCGAGCTTTGGGCGCATCTGGAGCGGGCGGGCGCGCCGCATGGGCTGCGCATGTTCGGGCTGGATTCGATGAATATCCGGCGGATCGAGGCGGGTATCCTCAACGCCGGGTCGGATTTCGACGAAACAACCACGCCTTTCGACGTGGGCTTGGGCCGGTTCGCCGACATGGACAAGGCCGATTTCATCGGCAAGGCGGCGTTGGAGAAAGCCGACAAGGCTCAGCGCCTGCACGGGATCCTGTGCCCCGAGGGCGAGCCGCGCGTGAACGGCCGGGTCGAATGGAACGGCCGAGTGGCCGGGCGGGTCACCGCGGGCGTGACCTCGCCCTATCTCGGGCACGGGATCGGCTATGCGCTGATGGACACGGCCGAGGCCGGGCCGGGCACCGAGCTGTTGGTCGAGGGCAATGACGGCAAGATGTATGCCGCGACGCTGGCCGAGACGCCGCTTTACGACAAGGCCTGCGAGATCCCGCGCGGGAAGCTGGTGGATATCCCCGAGCGGGCGGCGTAA
- a CDS encoding aromatic ring-hydroxylating oxygenase subunit alpha → MNLPLLNLMPGDAPFRADPAESYTLPARFYHDPEIWAHEKEAIFYKTWNYAGHVSQVAEPGQFLTVRIHEQNIFVARTRTGELRAFYNVCPHRGHELLSGTGKKNIITCPYHAWAFDFDGTLKSARNTEEVKGFKREEFSLRPVQVEVFCGLVLVNLDPGATPFAEQMGDLEKEIRHFVPSVDDLQFAQRDSYDVKANWKVMIDNFLECYHCHPAHKDFVDLVDMDSYRTVTCGLYSSQCAGKPRSVNSRAFSFTPGDVDFGYAGWYVWPNFTIWAYPGEANLSVLQMNPTAPDQCVEYQDWFVKDGEVTQQLRDAINYQIDVLQPEDIGLCESVQKGLKSSGYNQGRFVVDSGKTELSEHAVHHFQKLVADALGANLDPDADQ, encoded by the coding sequence ATGAACCTACCCCTTCTCAACCTGATGCCCGGCGACGCGCCGTTTCGCGCCGATCCGGCGGAATCCTACACCCTTCCGGCGCGTTTTTATCATGACCCCGAAATCTGGGCGCATGAGAAAGAGGCGATCTTCTACAAGACGTGGAACTATGCCGGCCATGTGAGCCAGGTTGCCGAGCCCGGCCAGTTCCTGACGGTGCGCATTCACGAGCAGAACATCTTCGTGGCGCGCACCCGCACGGGCGAGTTGCGGGCGTTCTACAACGTCTGTCCGCACCGGGGGCACGAGCTGCTGTCGGGGACGGGGAAGAAGAACATCATCACCTGCCCGTATCACGCCTGGGCGTTCGATTTCGACGGCACGCTCAAGTCGGCGCGGAACACGGAAGAGGTGAAGGGCTTCAAGCGCGAGGAGTTCTCTCTGCGGCCGGTGCAGGTCGAGGTGTTCTGCGGGCTCGTTCTGGTCAACCTCGACCCCGGGGCGACGCCTTTCGCCGAGCAGATGGGCGACCTCGAAAAGGAAATCCGGCATTTCGTGCCTTCGGTCGACGACCTGCAATTCGCGCAGCGCGACAGCTATGACGTGAAAGCCAACTGGAAGGTGATGATCGACAACTTCCTCGAATGCTATCACTGCCACCCGGCGCACAAGGATTTCGTCGACCTGGTGGACATGGACAGTTATCGCACAGTGACCTGCGGGCTGTATTCCAGCCAGTGCGCGGGCAAGCCCCGCTCGGTCAATTCCCGCGCGTTCAGCTTCACGCCGGGCGATGTCGATTTCGGCTATGCCGGCTGGTATGTCTGGCCCAACTTCACCATCTGGGCCTATCCGGGCGAAGCGAACCTGTCGGTGTTGCAGATGAACCCCACCGCCCCCGACCAATGCGTCGAGTACCAGGATTGGTTCGTGAAGGATGGCGAGGTGACCCAGCAGCTGCGCGACGCGATCAACTACCAGATCGACGTGCTGCAGCCCGAGGATATCGGCCTGTGCGAGAGCGTGCAGAAGGGGCTGAAATCTTCCGGGTATAACCAGGGCCGGTTCGTGGTGGATTCCGGCAAGACCGAGCTGAGCGAGCATGCTGTGCACCATTTCCAGAAACTGGTGGCCGACGCGCTTGGTGCCAATCTTGATCCGGATGCGGACCAATGA
- a CDS encoding LysR substrate-binding domain-containing protein: MLRRNLPPLDLLLPFEASARLGSFTRAAEELSVTQSAVSQRVRKLEELLEINLFERRHRAIELTPEGRELLNGVKVALQHLTSATHSLRQRDTRRFLKLACDTSIGQHWLLPRIAAFLTPESPFAIDLNVSDSEQEVLGADVAVLHGDGQWPGFVARRLFSDLVFPVCSPDYLRQHPIATPQDLLTAELIDLDYVHWNWMNWGIWLTETGLDPTAARILIRTNSYTALLDAAKAGIGVALGWGNLVEDALTSGALVRPVPETVDTAYGYYVLLRQGAGEDAHKLAQHLFRASRAPRPE, translated from the coding sequence ATGCTACGCCGCAATCTCCCCCCGCTCGACCTGCTCCTCCCGTTCGAGGCCTCCGCCCGGCTGGGCAGTTTCACCCGCGCGGCCGAAGAACTTTCGGTCACCCAGTCGGCCGTCAGCCAGCGCGTGCGCAAGCTGGAAGAGCTGTTGGAAATCAACCTCTTCGAACGCCGCCACCGGGCCATAGAGCTCACCCCGGAAGGCCGCGAACTCCTCAACGGCGTCAAGGTGGCGCTTCAGCACCTCACCTCGGCCACCCACAGCCTGCGCCAGCGCGACACCCGGCGTTTCCTCAAACTCGCCTGCGACACCTCCATCGGCCAGCACTGGCTGCTGCCCCGCATCGCCGCCTTCCTCACCCCCGAATCGCCCTTCGCCATCGACCTCAACGTCAGCGACAGCGAGCAGGAGGTGCTGGGCGCCGACGTGGCCGTGCTGCATGGCGACGGGCAATGGCCGGGCTTCGTGGCGCGCCGGCTCTTCAGCGACCTCGTCTTTCCGGTCTGCTCGCCCGACTACCTGCGCCAGCACCCCATCGCCACGCCGCAGGACCTTCTCACCGCCGAGCTGATCGACCTCGATTACGTCCACTGGAACTGGATGAACTGGGGCATCTGGCTGACCGAAACCGGGCTCGACCCGACAGCGGCGCGCATCCTGATCCGCACCAATTCCTACACGGCGCTTCTCGACGCGGCCAAGGCCGGCATCGGCGTGGCGCTGGGCTGGGGCAACCTGGTCGAAGACGCCCTGACCAGCGGCGCACTCGTCCGCCCCGTGCCGGAAACCGTCGACACCGCCTACGGCTACTACGTCCTGCTTCGCCAGGGCGCCGGCGAAGACGCCCACAAACTCGCCCAACACCTCTTCCGCGCCTCCCGCGCGCCGCGGCCGGAATGA